The Xanthomonas sp. CFBP 8443 genome has a window encoding:
- a CDS encoding tetratricopeptide repeat protein, whose translation MLAWVSAAAIDAQAQALPAPKEFYFDQDRATTRPVTALSGSGDALVDRLASAVQRDPNAAEARAQLAAIAMAGGRRELGEELYQAALRSLTAGAQRRQVEWNYGWDLLRAGDPARALTQWSGLVNGRPAAPDWVPPTLALVLWRLDRKDEAVKWYAAAVRTWPDQWGAGADFARLLPAWRDGERATLLEVQAAWQAKPPAWP comes from the coding sequence ATGCTGGCCTGGGTGAGCGCGGCCGCGATCGACGCGCAGGCACAGGCCTTGCCGGCGCCGAAAGAGTTCTACTTCGACCAGGACCGCGCCACCACGCGCCCGGTGACGGCGCTCTCCGGCAGCGGCGATGCGCTGGTCGACCGTCTCGCCAGCGCCGTGCAGCGCGATCCGAACGCGGCCGAGGCGCGCGCGCAATTGGCGGCGATCGCCATGGCCGGCGGCCGTCGCGAACTGGGCGAAGAGCTGTACCAGGCGGCGCTGCGTTCGCTGACCGCCGGCGCACAGCGTCGCCAGGTCGAATGGAACTACGGCTGGGACCTGTTGCGTGCCGGCGACCCGGCGCGTGCGCTGACCCAGTGGAGCGGCCTGGTCAACGGCCGCCCGGCGGCGCCGGACTGGGTGCCGCCGACGCTGGCGCTGGTGCTGTGGCGGCTGGATCGCAAGGACGAAGCGGTGAAGTGGTACGCCGCCGCCGTGCGCACCTGGCCGGACCAATGGGGCGCCGGCGCCGATTTCGCCAGGCTGCTGCCGGCCTGGCGCGACGGCGAGCGCGCCACCCTGCTCGAGGTGCAGGCCGCCTGGCAGGCCAAGCCGCCTGCGTGGCCCTGA
- a CDS encoding indolepyruvate ferredoxin oxidoreductase family protein has translation MNRIADPRPPSSLAVPATDGMDAGYTLEDKYTRTDGRIYLSGVQALVRLPLMQQLRDRAAGLDTGGFVSGYRGSPLGGFDLELWRARKHLDAANVKFQPGLNEDLGATMVWGTQQTNLFPGARVDGVYAMWYGKGPGVDRCGDVFKHANAAGTSRHGGVLALAADDHACRSSTLPHGSEEEFVSAMMPVLNPAGVQDILDLGLVGWAMSRYTGRWIGFKTIAETVESSASVEVDPFARQIVLPEDFELPPGGLNIRWPDPPLDQEMRLHRYAVRAAQAFARANGVDRTVMDSAHARLGIVTTGKSYLDVLQALEYLGLDERACRDIGIRVYKVGMTWPLEPIGIAAFAQGLDDIVVVEEKKAFIERQMKEQFYNWPASAGPRPSIVGKYDEAGEWILPSTGELTPATIAAVIGKRIQRFFNTESIEQRLRWMEAKEAEMALPRANFPRVPHYCSGCPHNTSTVVPEGSRALGGIGCHYMVTWMDRATDTFTHMGGEGVTWAGQAPFTDTPHVFQNLGDGTYFHSGSLAIRQSIAAGVNITYKILYNDAVAMTGGQPVDGTLSVPDIARQMRAEGVHTIALVSDDIGKWTRRREQFPSDVEFHDRSELDDVQKRLREVKGTSILIYDQTCATEKRRRRKRGKLPDPAKRVLVNSLVCEGCGDCGEKSFCVSVLPKETEFGRKRQIDQSGCNKDYSCVSGFCPSFVTVHGGQLRKGRKADAATLLQDLPPPAFRSDLAQPWNILITGVGGTGVVTIGALLGMAGHLEGKGASVLDQTGLAQKGGAVTTHIRLARQPEDLHAVRIAAGEADLVLGCDMVVVNDYWALSKVRGDRSQVVLNTYEAMPGTFTTHPDMQFPAADIVAGVRLALGGREPLLLDATQLATALLGDAIASNLFMLGYAWQQGLVPLSHEALMRAIELNGAAVAMNQQAFAWGRLAALDLPAVQQAAGMAGSVAAEAAPATQRLQQLPPGEWEGHEAGASAAPRNPHNARQARDLPAAGDAADNGHAPLDDTRLSRSLHELVTRRRAFLVDYQDAAYAARYAALVERVREAEQRVAAGSTALTEAVARYAFKLMAYKDEYEVARLYTSGDFQRQLQQQFDGAYSLRFHLAPPLLAKKDAQGRALKREYGPWMFTAFKWLARLRVLRGGAFDIFGYSAERRGERQLIADYARTVGELLERLAADNLGLAVEIASVPEHIRGYGHVKEAHLHEAKQRETRLLATWRNPKALHLVQAA, from the coding sequence ATGAACCGCATCGCCGATCCGCGTCCGCCGTCCTCCCTCGCCGTGCCGGCCACCGACGGCATGGATGCCGGCTACACCCTGGAGGACAAGTACACCCGTACCGACGGCCGCATCTATCTGTCCGGCGTGCAGGCGCTGGTGCGCCTGCCGCTGATGCAGCAGCTGCGCGACCGCGCCGCCGGACTCGATACCGGCGGCTTCGTCAGCGGCTACCGCGGCAGCCCGCTGGGCGGCTTCGACCTGGAGCTGTGGCGCGCGCGCAAGCATCTGGACGCGGCCAACGTGAAGTTCCAGCCCGGCCTCAACGAGGACCTGGGCGCGACCATGGTGTGGGGCACGCAGCAAACCAACCTGTTCCCCGGCGCGCGCGTGGATGGCGTGTACGCGATGTGGTACGGCAAGGGCCCGGGCGTGGACCGCTGCGGCGACGTGTTCAAGCACGCCAATGCCGCCGGCACCTCGCGCCACGGCGGCGTGCTGGCGCTGGCCGCCGACGACCACGCCTGCCGCAGCTCGACCCTGCCGCACGGCTCGGAAGAGGAATTCGTCAGCGCGATGATGCCGGTGCTCAATCCGGCCGGGGTGCAGGACATCCTCGACCTGGGCCTGGTCGGCTGGGCGATGAGCCGCTACACCGGGCGCTGGATCGGCTTCAAGACCATCGCCGAGACGGTGGAATCCTCGGCCTCGGTGGAAGTGGATCCGTTCGCGCGGCAGATCGTGCTGCCGGAGGATTTCGAACTGCCGCCGGGCGGGCTCAACATCCGCTGGCCGGATCCGCCGCTGGACCAGGAAATGCGCCTGCATCGCTACGCGGTGCGCGCCGCGCAGGCCTTCGCCCGCGCCAACGGCGTGGACCGCACGGTGATGGATTCGGCGCACGCGCGGCTGGGCATCGTCACCACCGGCAAGAGCTACCTGGACGTGCTGCAGGCACTGGAATACCTGGGCCTGGACGAGCGCGCCTGCCGCGACATCGGCATCCGCGTGTACAAGGTCGGCATGACCTGGCCGCTGGAGCCGATCGGCATCGCCGCGTTCGCGCAGGGCCTGGACGACATCGTGGTGGTGGAGGAGAAGAAGGCCTTCATCGAGCGGCAGATGAAGGAGCAGTTCTACAACTGGCCGGCCAGCGCCGGGCCGCGCCCGAGCATCGTCGGCAAGTACGACGAGGCCGGCGAGTGGATCCTGCCGTCCACCGGCGAGCTGACCCCGGCGACCATCGCCGCGGTGATCGGCAAGCGCATCCAGCGGTTCTTCAACACCGAGTCGATCGAGCAGCGGCTGCGCTGGATGGAGGCCAAGGAAGCGGAAATGGCCTTGCCGCGCGCCAATTTCCCGCGCGTGCCGCACTACTGCTCCGGCTGCCCGCACAACACCTCCACGGTGGTGCCGGAGGGCTCGCGCGCGCTCGGCGGGATCGGCTGCCACTACATGGTGACGTGGATGGACCGCGCCACCGATACCTTCACCCACATGGGCGGCGAAGGCGTCACCTGGGCCGGGCAGGCGCCGTTCACCGACACCCCGCACGTGTTCCAGAACCTGGGCGACGGCACCTATTTCCACAGCGGCTCGCTGGCGATCCGGCAATCGATCGCCGCCGGGGTCAACATCACCTACAAGATCCTCTACAACGACGCGGTGGCGATGACCGGCGGGCAGCCGGTGGACGGCACCCTGAGCGTGCCCGACATCGCCCGGCAGATGCGTGCCGAAGGCGTGCACACCATCGCCCTGGTCAGCGACGACATCGGCAAGTGGACGCGGCGCCGCGAGCAGTTCCCCAGCGACGTCGAGTTCCACGACCGCAGCGAGCTGGACGACGTGCAGAAGCGCCTGCGCGAGGTCAAGGGCACCAGCATCCTGATCTACGACCAGACCTGCGCCACCGAGAAGCGGCGCCGGCGCAAGCGCGGCAAGCTGCCGGATCCGGCCAAGCGCGTGCTGGTCAATTCGCTGGTCTGCGAAGGCTGCGGCGATTGCGGCGAGAAGAGCTTCTGCGTGTCGGTGCTGCCGAAGGAGACCGAGTTCGGGCGCAAGCGCCAGATCGACCAGTCCGGCTGCAACAAGGACTATTCCTGCGTCTCCGGCTTCTGCCCCAGCTTCGTCACCGTGCATGGCGGGCAGCTGCGCAAGGGCCGCAAGGCGGACGCGGCCACGCTGCTGCAGGACCTGCCGCCGCCGGCGTTCCGCAGCGACCTGGCGCAGCCCTGGAACATCCTGATCACCGGCGTCGGCGGCACCGGCGTGGTCACCATCGGCGCGCTGCTGGGCATGGCCGGGCACCTGGAGGGCAAGGGCGCCAGCGTGCTCGACCAGACCGGACTGGCGCAGAAGGGCGGCGCGGTCACCACTCATATCCGCCTGGCGCGCCAGCCCGAGGACCTGCATGCGGTGCGCATCGCTGCAGGCGAGGCCGACCTGGTGCTGGGTTGCGACATGGTCGTGGTCAACGACTACTGGGCGCTGTCCAAGGTGCGCGGCGACCGTTCGCAGGTGGTGCTCAACACCTACGAGGCGATGCCCGGCACCTTCACCACGCACCCGGACATGCAGTTCCCCGCCGCCGATATCGTCGCCGGCGTGCGGCTGGCGTTGGGCGGGCGCGAGCCCTTGCTGCTCGACGCCACGCAACTGGCCACCGCGCTGCTCGGCGACGCCATCGCCAGCAACCTGTTCATGCTCGGCTATGCCTGGCAGCAGGGGCTGGTGCCGCTGTCGCACGAGGCGCTGATGCGCGCGATCGAACTCAACGGCGCCGCCGTGGCGATGAACCAGCAGGCCTTCGCCTGGGGCCGGTTGGCGGCGCTGGACCTGCCCGCGGTGCAGCAGGCGGCCGGCATGGCCGGCAGCGTCGCGGCCGAGGCTGCACCGGCCACGCAGCGGCTGCAGCAGCTGCCGCCGGGCGAGTGGGAAGGTCACGAAGCCGGCGCCAGCGCCGCGCCGCGCAATCCGCACAACGCACGCCAGGCGCGCGACCTGCCCGCCGCTGGCGATGCCGCCGACAACGGCCACGCGCCGCTGGACGACACCCGCCTGTCGCGCTCGCTGCACGAACTGGTGACGCGCCGCCGCGCGTTCCTGGTCGACTACCAGGACGCCGCCTACGCCGCGCGCTACGCCGCGCTGGTGGAACGCGTGCGCGAGGCCGAGCAGCGCGTCGCCGCCGGTTCCACCGCACTGACCGAGGCGGTGGCGCGCTACGCCTTCAAGCTGATGGCGTACAAGGACGAATACGAAGTGGCGCGGCTGTACACCAGCGGCGATTTCCAGCGCCAGCTGCAGCAGCAGTTCGACGGTGCCTATTCGCTGCGCTTCCACCTGGCGCCGCCGCTGCTGGCCAAGAAGGACGCGCAGGGCCGTGCGCTCAAGCGCGAGTACGGGCCGTGGATGTTCACCGCGTTCAAGTGGCTGGCCAGGCTGCGCGTGCTGCGCGGCGGCGCGTTCGACATTTTCGGCTACAGCGCCGAACGCCGTGGCGAGCGCCAGCTGATCGCCGACTACGCGCGCACCGTGGGCGAACTGCTGGAACGGCTGGCGGCGGACAACCTGGGGCTGGCGGTGGAGATCGCCAGCGTGCCGGAACACATCCGCGGCTACGGCCACGTCAAGGAAGCGCACCTGCACGAAGCCAAGCAGCGCGAAACGCGATTGCTGGCGACCTGGCGCAATCCGAAGGCGTTGCACCTCGTGCAGGCGGCTTGA